From a region of the Mytilus galloprovincialis chromosome 3, xbMytGall1.hap1.1, whole genome shotgun sequence genome:
- the LOC143068438 gene encoding sodium/potassium-transporting ATPase subunit beta-1-like isoform X2, which yields MIVFGALFYIAFYCCIVALMLACGAVVYQTLDWNMPRLTAQNSILQLSPSLGFRPLPDSSTTLIRFIKGNKRQYSILQDNLEAYLLFYENQNQVTDTGAMVDCKTYNKRRPQLEWDKACRFELQDLGRKCIKQQDFGMRYGQPCVLLKLNRVFDWHPENYHNDSDIPSEIKDTYLPYYVHLKCFGVTPADEDNMDRIEYYPAGGFHFKYFPFRNQQGYRSPLVFVRFPSMSMHVLVMIECRAYAKNIRQNSVERAGTVRFELLVD from the exons ATGATTG TATTTGGTGCTCTTTTCTACATCGCCTTCTACTGTTGTATTGTCGCTTTAATGTTAGCGTGTGGTGCTGTCGTATACCAAACATTAGACTGGAACATGCCTCGACTAACAGCACAAAATAGTATTCTACAGCTGAGTCCTT CATTGGGATTCCGTCCGTTACCTGACTCGAGCACAACTCTAATACGATTTATCAAGGGAAATAAAAGACAATATTCAATTCTCCAAGACAACCTTGAGGCATATCTACTAT TTTACGAAAACCAAAATCAGGTAACAGATACAGGAGCTATGGTAGATTGTAAAACGTACAACAAAAGACGACCACAATTAGAATGGGACAAAGCATGTAGGTTTGAGCTTCAAGATCTGGGAAGGAAATGTATCAAGCAGCAAGACTTTGGAATGAGATATGGCCAACCTTGCGTTTTATTAAAGTTAAACAGG GTGTTTGATTGGCACCCAGAAAATTATCATAACGACAGTGATATTCCCTCAGAAATAAAAGACACGTATTTACCTTACTATGTTCATCTAAAATGCTTTGGGGTG ACCCCGGCTGACGAAGACAACATGGATAGAATAGAATATTACCCTGCAGGTGGTTTCCATTTCAAATATTTTCCGTTTCGGAATCAGCAGGGATACAGATCACCATTGGTGTTTGTCCGCTTTCCTAGTATGTCAATGCACGTTCTTGTCATGATAGAATGTAGAGCTTATGCAAAAAACATTCGACAAAATAGTGTAGAGAGAGCTGGAACTGTCAGATTTGAATTGCTTGTGGATTGA
- the LOC143068439 gene encoding sodium/potassium-transporting ATPase subunit beta-2-like: MASTVSGSTAFTTQVDPDTGTFQRRLGDVSTFFYDSEEGKILGKTFQQWIFGAMFYMAFYACIVFFMLACGAVVYQTLNWNMPRLQGQDSLLQQNPSLGFRPVPSVDMTLIRFIKADPTSYSPLTDNLEAYLQFYENQNQVTDTGVMVDCKSYNKRRPQREWDKACRYELNNLGPDCIKQQAFGMDDGMPCILLKLNRVFDWHPEDYHNETEIPAEILDTYEPYNVHLKCFGVTPADQDNIGDFEYHPPQGFHFKYFPFRNQQGYRSPLVFVRFMNPAPNILIMVECRAYAKNIRRNSVERAGVVKFELLVD; encoded by the exons ATGGCGTCGACCGTTAGCGGGAGCACAGCATTTACTACCCAAGTAGATCCAGACACAGGGACGTTCCAGCGGCGTTTAGGCGATgtatcaacttttttttatgattcgGAGGAAGGAAAAATACTTGGCAAAACTTTTCAACAATGGA TATTTGGTGCCATGTTTTACATGGCATTTTACGCTTGTATTGTTTTCTTTATGCTGGCATGCGGTGCTGTTGTCTACCAAACATTAAACTGGAATATGCCAAGACTTCAAGGGCAAGACAGTCTTCTACAGCAAAATCCAT CATTAGGTTTCCGTCCTGTCCCCAGTGTTGACATGACATTAATTAGGTTCATCAAGGCAGATCCAACTTCATATTCACCTCTTACAGACAACTTAGAAGCATATTTACAAT tttatgaaaatcaaaaccaAGTTACTGATACAGGAGTGATGGTTGATTGTAAAAGCTACAACAAAAGACGACCACAAAGAGAATGGGACAAAGCATGTAGATATGAACTTAACAATCTGGGTCCAGATTGTATTAAACAGCAAGCATTTGGAATGGATGATGGCATGCCTTGTATTTTATTAAAGTTAAACAGG GTTTTTGATTGGCACCCTGAGGATTATCACAATGAAACAGAAATTCCAGCTGAGATTCTAGATACTTATGAGCCGTACAATGTCCACCTCAAATGTTTCGGTGTG ACACCAGCTGATCAGGACAACATTGGCGACTTTGAATACCATCCTCCACAAGGTTTCCATTTCAAATATTTTCCATTCCGTAATCAGCAGGGATACAGATCACCTTTGGTATTTGTCCGCTTTATGAACCCGGCACCAAATATACTGATAATGGTAGAATGCAGAGCTTATGCCAAAAACATTAGACGAAATAGTGTAGAGCGAGCAGGAGTTGTCAAATTTGAATTACTTGTTGACTAA